A genomic segment from Thermotoga neapolitana DSM 4359 encodes:
- a CDS encoding DUF981 family protein, producing the protein MFVDYLTVFMADVVAGLGVLIAFVLKGLNDSEKAKPFAPAFAAVGLLAIATGLHMVLTWPLPGSHNIAFGEPFLLYGFVFLAAAIAVAKGWDLMPTTIFALFAGIYAIIVGGSIIGYGMTRHPATSGLGFIVAGLVGVLSPVVWKLRENKVIRFLGVVLLALTLLLWFITMYGSVTGHMNPQGSFGKWTPIPMR; encoded by the coding sequence ATGTTCGTTGATTACCTGACTGTGTTCATGGCAGATGTGGTTGCTGGACTTGGTGTTCTCATCGCTTTTGTTCTCAAGGGTTTGAACGATTCTGAGAAGGCAAAACCCTTCGCTCCGGCTTTTGCGGCGGTTGGTCTTCTGGCGATCGCCACAGGACTTCACATGGTTCTGACCTGGCCGCTTCCTGGAAGTCACAACATCGCCTTCGGTGAACCGTTCCTTCTGTACGGGTTCGTCTTTCTGGCGGCAGCCATAGCCGTTGCAAAGGGATGGGACCTCATGCCCACGACGATCTTTGCTCTGTTTGCGGGAATATACGCTATCATAGTCGGTGGTTCCATAATAGGATACGGAATGACAAGACATCCTGCTACCTCTGGACTCGGCTTCATCGTGGCAGGTCTTGTCGGTGTTCTGAGTCCCGTGGTCTGGAAACTCAGGGAAAACAAGGTTATAAGATTCCTTGGTGTCGTTCTTCTTGCGCTGACGCTTCTTCTGTGGTTCATCACCATGTACGGCTCTGTCACGGGACACATGAACCCGCAGGGAAGCTTTGGAAAGTGGACTCCAATTCCCATGAGGTGA
- a CDS encoding electron transfer flavoprotein subunit beta/FixA family protein — protein sequence MNVVVCIKQVPDTTNVRIDRKTNNLVREGVPSIINPDDERALELAAQLKERFGATVYVITMGPPQAKEALKDAIAFGLDEAVHLSDRAFAGADTLATTYTLYWGIKKIEEKVGKIDLILTGKQAVDGDTGQVGPGLATRFGYALGAYVVRIEEIDPEKREMVIVRRLDRGFEKMRLKMPAVLTITDELNKPRYADLPNLIRAIRYEPIVWTHKDLGLDPKKCGFFGSPTKVVSTNIPPARKGGDIISKNEDPEVAAEKLIEALKRFEAVRLVEALRPILEGDGNE from the coding sequence ATGAACGTGGTCGTCTGTATCAAACAGGTTCCCGATACAACGAACGTCAGGATCGACAGAAAGACGAACAACCTTGTGAGGGAAGGAGTACCATCCATCATAAACCCGGACGATGAAAGGGCCCTTGAACTCGCCGCACAGTTGAAAGAAAGATTCGGTGCAACTGTCTACGTGATAACGATGGGCCCACCTCAAGCAAAAGAGGCGTTGAAGGATGCCATCGCCTTTGGCCTGGACGAAGCGGTACATTTGAGCGACAGGGCGTTCGCAGGTGCAGACACCCTTGCCACAACCTACACACTCTACTGGGGGATAAAGAAGATAGAAGAGAAAGTAGGAAAAATAGATCTTATACTGACGGGAAAACAGGCGGTGGACGGTGATACCGGACAGGTCGGGCCCGGGCTTGCCACAAGGTTTGGATACGCCCTTGGTGCCTACGTTGTCCGAATAGAAGAGATCGATCCAGAAAAAAGAGAGATGGTGATTGTCAGAAGGCTGGACCGCGGGTTTGAAAAGATGCGCTTGAAGATGCCAGCGGTTCTCACGATAACGGATGAGTTGAACAAACCAAGGTACGCAGACCTTCCCAATCTCATCAGGGCGATCAGGTACGAGCCCATCGTCTGGACCCACAAGGATCTGGGGCTCGATCCCAAAAAGTGCGGGTTCTTCGGATCTCCCACAAAGGTTGTGAGTACGAACATTCCTCCTGCAAGAAAGGGTGGGGATATCATATCGAAGAACGAAGACCCTGAGGTGGCTGCGGAAAAACTCATAGAGGCTTTGAAGAGATTCGAGGCTGTTCGTCTGGTGGAGGCTTTGAGACCAATTCTGGAAGGTGATGGAAATGAGTGA
- a CDS encoding electron transfer flavoprotein subunit alpha/FixB family protein, whose protein sequence is MSEKKLIFVLIEHHDGRAHPVSWELIGKARELASKLENSEVWGVLLGEGLENVAKEAIHRGADRVLYVKNREFNTYVNYLYKKALVDMVRKYKPEIFLIGATLEGRELAGMVATELETGLTADCTGLDIIPDKKLLAMTRPTFGGNLMATIMCPDHRPQMATVRPGVMKELPPDPERTGEIIEEEYDLGTYEKLIEILETIPLQTQVNLEYAPVVVAGGKGVGGPEGFKKLKELADLLGGEIGASRAAVKAGWISPEYQVGQTGKTVRPVIYFACGISGAIQHVVGIKESEIIVAINIDENAPIFDIADIGIVGDLHKVVPALTSKLRDLLNRSGVRG, encoded by the coding sequence ATGAGTGAGAAGAAGTTAATCTTCGTTCTGATCGAACACCACGACGGTAGGGCTCATCCTGTCTCCTGGGAGCTCATTGGAAAGGCAAGGGAACTTGCCTCAAAACTGGAGAACTCGGAAGTGTGGGGCGTTCTGCTGGGAGAAGGTCTGGAGAATGTAGCAAAAGAGGCGATCCATCGAGGAGCAGACAGGGTTCTTTACGTGAAGAACAGAGAGTTCAACACGTACGTGAACTATCTCTACAAGAAGGCCCTTGTGGACATGGTGAGAAAGTATAAACCGGAGATATTCCTGATTGGTGCGACCCTTGAAGGAAGAGAACTCGCCGGAATGGTAGCGACCGAACTGGAAACGGGTCTGACCGCCGATTGTACTGGACTGGACATAATACCGGACAAAAAACTCCTCGCCATGACGAGACCAACCTTCGGTGGAAACCTCATGGCGACCATCATGTGTCCCGATCACAGACCTCAGATGGCAACGGTGAGGCCCGGTGTGATGAAGGAACTTCCTCCAGATCCCGAAAGAACGGGAGAGATCATCGAGGAAGAGTACGATCTTGGGACCTATGAGAAGTTGATTGAGATCCTGGAGACGATACCGCTTCAAACCCAGGTGAATCTCGAGTACGCTCCCGTCGTGGTTGCCGGAGGAAAGGGAGTGGGAGGACCGGAGGGCTTCAAGAAATTGAAGGAACTTGCAGATCTTCTTGGAGGGGAGATAGGGGCATCCAGGGCTGCCGTGAAGGCTGGATGGATCTCTCCAGAGTACCAGGTCGGTCAGACCGGAAAAACCGTAAGGCCTGTCATTTACTTTGCATGCGGTATCTCCGGTGCGATCCAGCACGTTGTGGGAATAAAGGAATCCGAGATCATAGTTGCCATCAACATCGATGAAAACGCACCGATATTCGACATAGCCGACATAGGTATAGTGGGAGATCTCCACAAGGTGGTCCCTGCGCTCACATCGAAGCTCAGAGACCTTCTGAACAGAAGCGGGGTGAGAGGATGA
- a CDS encoding polyprenyl synthetase family protein, with translation MMENSLNQNSCELERVRERIVQILSRFFPEQIMKDLPLFGKMLRVRLSILSFRNKGVEIDEDAISSLAALELVHLASLLHDDVIDGARFRRGKETINSLYGDRAAVAAGDLVLVSAFQTVEELENDTLRRAFLNVIRKMSEGELIEQLKRYTPITKEEYLRIVEGKSGALFGLALQLPALLKGESGEELYKLGVTIGTIYQMLDDIMDFAEMEKIGKDGLLDLKNGVASFPVVTALEKFPEARQMFESRDWNGLMSFMREKEILRECEETLKTLVKRVMEENPWLKDFVEGIFRVKIFS, from the coding sequence ATGATGGAAAACAGCCTGAACCAAAACTCCTGTGAACTGGAAAGGGTCAGAGAACGCATCGTACAGATTCTTTCGAGGTTTTTCCCGGAACAGATAATGAAAGATCTGCCGCTTTTTGGAAAGATGTTGAGGGTGAGACTTTCGATACTCTCTTTCAGAAACAAAGGAGTGGAGATCGACGAAGATGCGATATCGTCTCTTGCTGCCCTTGAACTCGTTCATCTTGCATCGCTCCTTCACGACGATGTGATCGATGGGGCTCGCTTCAGGAGAGGAAAGGAGACGATAAACTCCCTGTACGGTGACAGGGCGGCGGTGGCGGCGGGAGATCTGGTCCTCGTCAGCGCGTTCCAGACCGTTGAAGAACTGGAAAACGACACTCTGAGAAGAGCGTTTTTGAACGTGATCAGAAAAATGTCGGAAGGAGAGTTGATCGAACAGTTGAAAAGGTACACACCGATCACAAAAGAAGAGTATCTCCGCATAGTCGAAGGAAAGAGTGGTGCACTCTTTGGCCTTGCTCTCCAGCTTCCTGCACTGCTGAAAGGAGAATCAGGAGAAGAACTCTACAAACTTGGTGTTACCATAGGAACCATTTATCAGATGTTAGACGACATCATGGACTTTGCAGAGATGGAAAAGATCGGAAAAGACGGACTCCTTGATCTTAAAAACGGTGTTGCCTCTTTTCCGGTGGTGACGGCACTGGAGAAATTCCCGGAAGCCAGGCAGATGTTTGAAAGCCGTGACTGGAATGGATTGATGTCGTTCATGAGGGAAAAGGAGATTCTGAGAGAGTGCGAAGAGACTTTGAAGACTCTTGTGAAGAGAGTGATGGAGGAAAATCCCTGGTTGAAGGATTTTGTGGAGGGAATCTTCAGGGTCAAAATCTTTTCATGA
- a CDS encoding rod-binding protein: MYVLGVSHNIKNLKDASVEFVSELFYKLFKEMYNSIPKYDLIPETSAEKWFKEMLLHEYAEQAAKQSPLTEMVMKSLGGKTFSSLPQRE; this comes from the coding sequence ATGTACGTTCTGGGAGTTTCCCACAATATAAAAAATCTGAAGGATGCCAGCGTGGAGTTTGTGAGTGAGCTGTTTTATAAACTGTTCAAAGAGATGTACAACTCCATTCCAAAGTACGATCTGATCCCTGAAACAAGCGCAGAGAAGTGGTTCAAAGAGATGCTCCTTCACGAATACGCAGAGCAGGCCGCAAAGCAGAGCCCGCTCACGGAGATGGTGATGAAGAGCCTCGGCGGAAAGACATTCTCCAGTCTTCCTCAAAGAGAGTAG
- a CDS encoding flagellar basal body P-ring protein FlgI — translation MRKTLFLVLLLAILSSLFSITTRIKDIAFFRGARDNQLFGIGLVVGLNGTGDSGNVNSPLLLEMMKKFGVQVPEEDLRSRNTALVMVLADIPPFAKEGMRIDCVVASIADAKSLAGGYLIQTPLYGADGKVYAVAQGSVTLGGEDVKLSASLQKRYKVVGYLPEGAIVERDIPSEMLEGDSVTILLRNPDITTAARVARAINEKFEMDLAKAVDPSAIRLTVPSAFQDDLITFLSLVEEIEVQPDLPAKIVVNERTGTVLFGGDVKLSDFVITYGNFTVSVSAGKIGDKEATVANLVNALKAAGATPQDIIAILQVLHRSGYILGELIIM, via the coding sequence GTGAGAAAAACGCTTTTTCTCGTTCTTCTCTTAGCGATTCTCAGTTCTCTCTTTTCGATCACCACGAGAATAAAGGACATCGCATTTTTCAGGGGAGCCCGTGACAACCAGCTCTTCGGAATCGGCCTCGTCGTTGGACTCAACGGAACGGGAGATTCCGGAAACGTGAACTCCCCGCTCCTTCTTGAGATGATGAAAAAGTTCGGTGTCCAGGTTCCAGAGGAGGACCTGAGATCGAGAAACACCGCCCTTGTGATGGTTCTTGCGGACATTCCTCCTTTCGCGAAGGAAGGTATGAGGATAGACTGCGTGGTAGCCTCCATTGCCGATGCAAAGTCTCTCGCCGGGGGATACCTAATACAGACACCTCTCTACGGAGCAGACGGGAAGGTCTACGCTGTTGCTCAGGGTTCTGTGACCCTTGGCGGTGAGGATGTGAAGCTTTCAGCCAGCCTTCAAAAGAGATACAAGGTGGTCGGCTATCTCCCGGAAGGTGCCATAGTGGAAAGAGATATTCCTTCTGAGATGCTCGAAGGAGACAGTGTGACGATACTTCTGAGAAATCCAGACATCACCACCGCAGCGAGAGTGGCAAGGGCAATAAACGAAAAATTCGAGATGGACCTTGCAAAAGCCGTGGATCCCTCGGCGATTAGACTCACCGTTCCGAGTGCCTTTCAGGATGATCTCATCACCTTTCTCTCACTCGTTGAAGAAATAGAGGTGCAGCCGGATCTTCCCGCAAAGATAGTGGTCAACGAAAGGACCGGTACCGTTCTCTTCGGAGGAGACGTGAAACTCTCAGACTTTGTGATCACGTACGGAAACTTCACGGTGAGCGTGTCGGCCGGAAAGATTGGAGACAAAGAAGCAACCGTGGCCAACCTTGTCAACGCACTGAAGGCGGCGGGTGCCACTCCCCAGGACATCATCGCCATTCTTCAGGTGCTTCACAGATCCGGCTACATACTCGGTGAACTCATCATCATGTGA
- a CDS encoding CPBP family intramembrane glutamic endopeptidase, translating into MKRISPSGFFLVLAGLFAGWYVVFQTSVLDFWWRMFLTTLVFSLVVILLGGKRNVVPNRYESPLIIYSALIAYLVFVIGYLISLLIPAFHSDVVNVYKLSTGQSVVKVTILLLFIAFFEEIIWRGFITEFLLQRMDVLPAVLISSILYSVVHVFTGNIALIAGAFVLGLILSFLYVITGKVSTTAFSHALWSLLIFVLFPLKGG; encoded by the coding sequence ATGAAAAGAATATCTCCTTCTGGTTTCTTTCTTGTTCTTGCCGGGCTTTTTGCAGGATGGTACGTTGTTTTCCAGACCAGTGTGCTGGACTTCTGGTGGAGGATGTTTCTGACAACGCTGGTTTTCTCCCTTGTTGTGATCCTTCTTGGTGGAAAAAGAAACGTGGTGCCCAACCGGTACGAGTCACCACTGATAATCTACTCTGCCCTGATCGCGTACCTTGTCTTCGTGATAGGGTATCTGATCTCACTTCTGATTCCAGCGTTTCACAGCGATGTTGTGAATGTCTACAAACTCTCAACAGGGCAGAGTGTTGTGAAGGTGACGATTCTTCTTCTGTTCATAGCTTTCTTCGAGGAGATCATATGGCGGGGCTTCATAACGGAGTTTCTTCTTCAGAGGATGGATGTTCTGCCTGCTGTTTTGATTTCTTCAATACTCTACAGCGTGGTTCACGTGTTCACCGGGAACATCGCACTGATAGCGGGGGCTTTTGTTCTTGGATTGATCCTGTCGTTTCTTTACGTGATCACGGGAAAGGTGAGCACAACTGCTTTTTCACATGCACTGTGGAGCCTTCTCATATTCGTTCTTTTTCCTCTGAAAGGAGGATGA
- a CDS encoding ferredoxin family protein produces MRIEDKLYLNRYRTDEENPHLKIKDESVCAKKCSDRPCISCCPADVYEWTEEGMEVKFEGCLECGTCRVVCPFGNIEWEYPRGNYGILYKFG; encoded by the coding sequence GTGAGGATCGAGGATAAACTCTACCTGAACAGATACAGAACGGACGAGGAAAATCCCCATTTGAAGATAAAAGACGAAAGCGTCTGTGCAAAAAAGTGTTCCGACCGGCCGTGTATAAGTTGCTGCCCTGCGGACGTGTACGAATGGACGGAAGAAGGAATGGAAGTGAAGTTCGAAGGATGTCTTGAGTGCGGTACCTGCAGAGTGGTCTGCCCATTTGGGAATATAGAATGGGAGTATCCAAGGGGGAATTACGGGATACTCTACAAATTCGGGTGA
- a CDS encoding prenyltransferase, whose protein sequence is MLKYLIALRPFSFVASAFPVTVGAMLAEDFSLTRYILSLIAAVLLHAGVNTTNDYFDYKSGVDTKESLGSSGLLVSGKITLKEELFLSVLCYIASVVLGIFLIKMSGLALLWIGLVGLVLGYAYTGHPFYLKYRALGMFLVFILMGPLMVLGAYYVQTGRFSVEALFVSVPIGIATDLILLANEIRDSEYDRKSGIKTLPILIGDLASSYLYAVLVGLIYVFVFYLVVTGVLKSIALVSLVAFFLYAGVMRQLFQKSTGKKSAREIAAVDKMSALAEMILFVSMILGLMG, encoded by the coding sequence GTGTTGAAGTACCTCATAGCCTTGAGACCTTTTTCCTTTGTTGCGAGTGCCTTTCCTGTCACCGTCGGAGCCATGCTGGCAGAGGATTTCTCCCTGACCAGATACATTCTATCACTGATCGCTGCCGTTTTGCTTCATGCCGGTGTCAACACCACGAACGACTATTTTGATTACAAAAGTGGTGTGGACACAAAAGAGTCTCTTGGCTCAAGCGGGCTTCTTGTATCGGGAAAGATCACCCTGAAGGAAGAACTCTTCCTGAGTGTACTGTGCTACATTGCGAGTGTGGTTCTGGGAATTTTCCTCATAAAGATGTCTGGACTTGCTCTTTTGTGGATCGGGCTTGTCGGTCTTGTTCTTGGTTATGCGTACACAGGCCATCCCTTCTATCTGAAGTACAGAGCTCTTGGTATGTTCCTCGTGTTCATCCTCATGGGGCCTCTGATGGTTCTGGGGGCATACTATGTTCAGACGGGAAGGTTCTCAGTTGAGGCACTTTTTGTTTCCGTTCCAATTGGGATTGCCACCGATCTGATACTTCTTGCAAACGAGATCAGAGATTCCGAGTACGACAGAAAAAGCGGCATCAAAACCCTTCCCATCCTCATCGGTGATCTTGCCTCCTCCTATCTCTATGCGGTCCTGGTCGGGCTCATCTACGTTTTCGTCTTCTACCTGGTCGTAACAGGCGTTCTAAAATCCATCGCTCTTGTCAGTCTTGTAGCCTTCTTTCTGTACGCTGGTGTGATGAGGCAGCTCTTTCAAAAGTCCACCGGGAAAAAGAGTGCCAGAGAGATCGCTGCCGTTGACAAAATGAGTGCACTGGCTGAGATGATACTCTTTGTTTCCATGATCCTGGGACTCATGGGGTGA
- a CDS encoding B12-binding domain-containing radical SAM protein, translating to MRVLLINPYSGGYYYRLGAVYPPLGLMYICSSLRKKGYSVNFVDMNVERFDWKNFDFGEYDVVGISVDTVRFPVAEKIAERAKACGTTVVMGGPHATAFYETILRQGLCDYVVLGEGERAFSDLVESIANKEKHPHIPGIAYVRDGDIFVLPSRFIENLDDLPFPDREKVYLYRTKFAGERATSLITSRGCPFNCEFCSASQFMGRRIRWRSVENVVDELKILKKMGYGSVIFFDDNFTINPKRVVNLCEEMLRKDLRFKWWAFSRADELLGHEDMVEAMSKAGCKMLFIGFESADDEVLEEYGKNLKSGIAFDVVKFLKKYRIDVFASFVIGALKDTKKTIEKTVKFARKLKASIVQFSILTPYPGTALFEKLKHLIVEKDWRKFDGTHLVFKHPNFSSKELKRLFIKAYYAVYTSPRLIFRRGIPFLIRLLTRREAYSL from the coding sequence ATGAGAGTTTTGCTCATAAACCCTTACAGTGGAGGGTACTATTACAGACTCGGGGCGGTTTACCCTCCCCTTGGCCTCATGTACATCTGCTCTTCTCTCAGAAAAAAGGGATACAGTGTGAACTTTGTGGACATGAACGTGGAGAGATTCGACTGGAAGAATTTCGATTTTGGTGAGTACGATGTGGTGGGAATATCCGTTGATACGGTGCGATTTCCTGTGGCAGAAAAGATCGCAGAAAGGGCAAAGGCCTGTGGTACTACGGTGGTGATGGGAGGGCCTCATGCAACGGCTTTTTACGAAACGATCCTTCGGCAAGGTCTGTGCGATTATGTTGTACTCGGAGAGGGAGAGAGGGCTTTTTCAGATCTTGTAGAAAGTATCGCAAACAAAGAAAAACACCCTCACATACCCGGTATCGCTTACGTGAGAGATGGAGATATCTTTGTGCTTCCTTCTCGGTTCATAGAGAACCTGGATGACCTACCTTTTCCTGATAGAGAGAAAGTGTATCTTTACAGGACTAAATTCGCAGGTGAGAGGGCAACGAGCCTGATCACCTCAAGAGGTTGTCCCTTCAACTGTGAGTTCTGCAGTGCCTCTCAGTTCATGGGAAGAAGAATCAGATGGAGAAGCGTTGAAAACGTGGTCGATGAACTGAAGATCTTGAAGAAGATGGGATACGGTTCTGTGATCTTCTTCGATGACAATTTCACGATAAATCCAAAAAGGGTTGTGAATCTATGCGAAGAGATGCTGAGAAAAGACCTTCGTTTCAAATGGTGGGCGTTTTCGAGGGCAGACGAACTCCTCGGGCATGAAGATATGGTGGAGGCGATGTCGAAAGCAGGCTGCAAAATGCTGTTCATAGGTTTTGAGAGTGCAGACGACGAGGTACTGGAAGAGTATGGGAAAAATCTGAAGTCCGGAATAGCCTTCGATGTGGTGAAATTTTTGAAGAAATACAGGATAGACGTGTTTGCAAGTTTTGTGATCGGAGCGCTGAAAGACACGAAAAAGACCATAGAGAAAACCGTGAAGTTTGCCAGGAAATTGAAAGCGTCCATCGTACAGTTCTCAATTCTCACACCGTATCCTGGAACAGCACTCTTTGAAAAACTGAAACATCTGATCGTGGAAAAAGACTGGAGAAAATTCGATGGGACCCATCTGGTGTTCAAGCACCCAAATTTCTCATCGAAGGAGTTGAAAAGACTTTTTATAAAAGCCTATTATGCTGTGTACACGTCTCCGAGGTTGATATTCAGACGGGGTATACCATTTTTGATTCGACTGCTCACTCGTAGAGAGGCCTACTCTCTTTGA
- a CDS encoding flagellar basal body L-ring protein FlgH yields MKKAWCLLILFLATAIFPFSMWNSSGESEYKNLLSIRKASKVGDIVTIVIRENNNLSSERESLEIQKTLLSILGNVVSAAANFNLNNFIPINNNPSPQTTRGGEMKSSVVAKVSAVVVDVDPYGNLVVEGRKTIKVDKDYQEIIIKGKVRPDDIEIGNEVDSTKLADSEIWVNGKLVFSEEPGKESFFDKVLSFLAGLFT; encoded by the coding sequence ATGAAGAAAGCGTGGTGTCTGCTGATACTCTTTCTGGCGACAGCGATCTTTCCCTTCTCCATGTGGAACTCCTCGGGAGAGTCGGAGTACAAAAATCTCCTCTCTATCCGAAAGGCCTCGAAAGTCGGTGACATAGTCACCATAGTGATTCGGGAAAACAACAACCTGTCTTCAGAAAGAGAAAGCCTCGAAATTCAGAAGACCCTCCTGAGCATCCTTGGAAACGTGGTGAGTGCGGCCGCCAACTTCAACCTCAACAACTTCATACCGATAAACAACAATCCCTCCCCACAGACAACACGGGGAGGAGAGATGAAATCTTCGGTGGTGGCAAAGGTTTCGGCTGTGGTCGTCGATGTCGATCCCTATGGAAATCTGGTGGTGGAAGGAAGAAAGACGATAAAGGTGGACAAGGACTACCAGGAGATCATCATAAAGGGAAAGGTGAGGCCGGACGACATAGAAATAGGAAACGAGGTGGATTCTACCAAACTGGCAGACTCGGAGATATGGGTGAACGGGAAACTGGTTTTCAGCGAGGAACCAGGAAAGGAAAGTTTCTTCGACAAAGTGCTCTCGTTCCTTGCAGGATTGTTCACGTGA
- a CDS encoding NAD(P)/FAD-dependent oxidoreductase: MKIEFDVVVVGAGPSGLSCAYVLARNGLKVAVVEKGEYPGSKNVMGGVLYVHPLKELMPDFLEKVSGSKALERNVIEQNLWVLGKEGVVKIGHRNVEWKEKPNAFTVLRANFDRWFAQEVEKAGALIIPKTKVEDFLRNEKGEIAGVVTSRPRGEIHSRAVVIAEGVNPILTMKAGLRKEDLKPHMVAVAVKEVISVPEDVVNRMFGVEGNDGATIELLGSWSEGMFGMGFLYANRSSVSLGCGVLLEDLRKKKIKPYQLLENLKNHPVISDMLGEYKNNTMEYLAHLIPEGGYYAMPKVYGNRVLVCGDAAMLVNSIHREGSNHAITSGRLAAETLLEAFEKGDLSEKTLKNYYLRLKESFILKDLEKYKDLMPTMEKNHQFVEVYPDLANDVLKRFLQVDGTPKWDVQKQIADMVLSRRSLIGISLDLLRFWKAVR; this comes from the coding sequence ATGAAGATAGAATTCGACGTGGTCGTGGTCGGGGCAGGACCGTCTGGCCTTTCCTGTGCGTACGTTCTTGCCAGAAACGGGCTCAAGGTTGCCGTGGTGGAAAAGGGAGAGTATCCCGGCTCCAAGAACGTGATGGGAGGAGTCCTTTACGTTCATCCGCTGAAAGAGTTGATGCCCGATTTCCTGGAAAAGGTCTCCGGGTCAAAAGCACTGGAGAGGAACGTCATAGAACAGAATCTATGGGTCCTCGGAAAAGAAGGTGTTGTGAAAATCGGTCACAGAAACGTTGAGTGGAAAGAGAAACCAAACGCCTTCACCGTTTTGAGGGCAAATTTCGATAGATGGTTCGCTCAGGAAGTGGAGAAAGCGGGGGCTCTGATCATACCGAAAACCAAGGTGGAGGATTTCCTCAGGAACGAAAAAGGAGAGATAGCGGGCGTTGTGACCTCCAGGCCCAGAGGAGAGATACACAGCAGGGCGGTTGTGATCGCTGAAGGTGTGAATCCCATTCTCACGATGAAGGCAGGGCTTAGAAAGGAAGACCTGAAACCTCACATGGTGGCCGTTGCCGTGAAAGAGGTGATCAGTGTTCCTGAAGACGTTGTGAACAGGATGTTCGGTGTTGAGGGAAACGACGGAGCAACAATAGAACTTCTTGGAAGCTGGTCTGAGGGAATGTTTGGAATGGGATTTCTCTACGCCAACAGGTCCTCGGTATCTCTGGGGTGTGGTGTCCTTCTCGAAGACCTCAGGAAAAAGAAGATAAAGCCGTATCAACTCCTGGAAAACCTGAAGAACCATCCCGTCATCTCCGACATGCTCGGAGAGTACAAAAACAACACCATGGAGTACCTGGCACATCTGATCCCCGAGGGTGGATATTACGCCATGCCGAAGGTGTACGGAAACAGGGTGCTCGTGTGCGGAGACGCGGCAATGCTTGTGAACTCAATACACCGTGAAGGGTCGAACCACGCGATCACATCGGGAAGACTCGCTGCTGAGACACTCCTTGAGGCCTTTGAAAAAGGCGATCTCTCCGAAAAGACCCTGAAGAATTACTACCTCAGGTTGAAGGAATCTTTCATACTGAAGGATCTGGAAAAGTACAAAGACCTCATGCCCACAATGGAGAAGAATCATCAGTTCGTTGAAGTCTACCCCGATCTTGCAAACGATGTTTTGAAGAGGTTTTTGCAGGTCGATGGAACGCCGAAATGGGATGTTCAAAAACAGATCGCAGACATGGTTCTTTCCAGAAGGAGTCTAATCGGAATCTCCCTGGACCTTCTCAGATTCTGGAAGGCTGTGAGGTGA